A window of the Xenopus laevis strain J_2021 chromosome 9_10L, Xenopus_laevis_v10.1, whole genome shotgun sequence genome harbors these coding sequences:
- the LOC121398149 gene encoding targeting protein for Xklp2-A-like isoform X3, with protein MVRQFPVSGPVAMADMLDPYTFDAPSTYINFSSFHEDHNADSWFDRVTNALNTPPNQRPRFETSAVNSEHKRKVLTTLSKEAVSKSTTHFCDVKSPSMRSTRLMSRKHREKLLIKMRESDLENEPPQADSPLCKLKGSRNVLVKPKIAEQQELEKIQELQKNLKKNEHSMKAAITRAGQSLNNGDPPVTKPVDFLCKTNDQLEHGSNQPERNDCNMVKFVASLRRHQPPSVQIPKRGYTIPKPFNLSQGKKRKREEALESSAEKVISFSKRTPAPYCLHGHQRELEEEEVPVIKATRTPHYRVLFKPKLLEKRQVDVCPFSFFERDKERQLQKEKRLDELRKVEVYKFKAQPLPPFYHISPFKKKVRLPNQKERFELETYNVESSPT; from the exons ATGGTGAGACAGTTTCCTGTAAGTGGCCCAGTTGCTATGGCAGACATGCTGGATCCCTACACCTTTGATGCCCCTTCTACATACATTAACTTTAGTTCTTTCCATGAGGATCACAATGCTGACTCCTGGTTCG ACAGAGTGACCAATGCACTTAATACTCCCCCAAACCAGAGGCCACGCTTTGAAACTTCTGCTGTGAATTCTG AACACAAGCGCAAGGTGTTGACAACCCTTTCAAAGGAGGCAGTCTCCAAGAGTACTACACATTTTTGTGATGTGAAATCTCCGTCAAtgcg ATCAACCAGGCTCATGTCCAGGAAGCATCGGGAAAAGCTTCTCATAAAAATGAGAGAGTCAGATCTTGAGAATGAGCCACCACAGGCTGACTCCCCGCTGTGCAAACTAAAGGG GAGTAGGAATGTGCTGGTGAAGCCTAAAATTGCAGAACAGCAAGAGCTTGAGAAGATACAAGAACTTCAAAAGAATCTCAAGAAAAATGAGCATTCCATGAAAGCTGCCATAACTAGAGCAG GTCAGTCTTTGAATAATGGTGACCCTCCAGTCACAAAACCAGTGGATTTTCTCTGTAAAACCAATGATCAACTTGAGCATGGTTCCAATCAACCTGAGAGAAATGACTGTAACATGGTGAAATTTGTTGCATCACTAAGGAGACACCAACCGCCATCG GTTCAGATTCCTAAACGAGGATACACAATCCCAAAACCCTTCAACCTGTCACAGGGAAAAAAACGAAAGCGTGAGGAGGCTTTGGAATCCAGTGCTGAAAAGGTTATATCTTTCTCCAAAAGAACTCCCGCACCTTATTGCCTGCATGGCCACCAGAGGGAGCTCGAGGAAGAGGAGGTGCCTGTTATCAAAGCCACTCGTACGCCACACTACAGGGTCCTATTTAAACCCAAACTTTTAGAAAAGAGACAAGTGGATGTTTGTCCCTTTTCCTTCTTTGAGCGGGACAAGGAGCggcagctgcagaaagagaagcgATTGGATGAACTTCGCAAAGTGGAA GTCTATAAATTCAAGGCTCAGCCTCTGCCACCATTCTATCACATCAGCCCCTTTAAGAAGAAGGTGAGGTTGCCAAACCAGAAGGAGCGATTTGAGCTGGAGACATACAATGTGGAGTCAAGTCCTACTTAA
- the LOC121398149 gene encoding targeting protein for Xklp2-A-like isoform X1: MPGLASSSHRYSAMVRQFPVSGPVAMADMLDPYTFDAPSTYINFSSFHEDHNADSWFDRVTNALNTPPNQRPRFETSAVNSEHKRKVLTTLSKEAVSKSTTHFCDVKSPSMRSTRLMSRKHREKLLIKMRESDLENEPPQADSPLCKLKGSRNVLVKPKIAEQQELEKIQELQKNLKKNEHSMKAAITRAGQSLNNGDPPVTKPVDFLCKTNDQLEHGSNQPERNDCNMVKFVASLRRHQPPSVQIPKRGYTIPKPFNLSQGKKRKREEALESSAEKVISFSKRTPAPYCLHGHQRELEEEEVPVIKATRTPHYRVLFKPKLLEKRQVDVCPFSFFERDKERQLQKEKRLDELRKVEVYKFKAQPLPPFYHISPFKKKVRLPNQKERFELETYNVESSPT, encoded by the exons ATGCCCGGTTTGGCATCATCTTCTCACAGGTACAGTGCAATGGTGAGACAGTTTCCTGTAAGTGGCCCAGTTGCTATGGCAGACATGCTGGATCCCTACACCTTTGATGCCCCTTCTACATACATTAACTTTAGTTCTTTCCATGAGGATCACAATGCTGACTCCTGGTTCG ACAGAGTGACCAATGCACTTAATACTCCCCCAAACCAGAGGCCACGCTTTGAAACTTCTGCTGTGAATTCTG AACACAAGCGCAAGGTGTTGACAACCCTTTCAAAGGAGGCAGTCTCCAAGAGTACTACACATTTTTGTGATGTGAAATCTCCGTCAAtgcg ATCAACCAGGCTCATGTCCAGGAAGCATCGGGAAAAGCTTCTCATAAAAATGAGAGAGTCAGATCTTGAGAATGAGCCACCACAGGCTGACTCCCCGCTGTGCAAACTAAAGGG GAGTAGGAATGTGCTGGTGAAGCCTAAAATTGCAGAACAGCAAGAGCTTGAGAAGATACAAGAACTTCAAAAGAATCTCAAGAAAAATGAGCATTCCATGAAAGCTGCCATAACTAGAGCAG GTCAGTCTTTGAATAATGGTGACCCTCCAGTCACAAAACCAGTGGATTTTCTCTGTAAAACCAATGATCAACTTGAGCATGGTTCCAATCAACCTGAGAGAAATGACTGTAACATGGTGAAATTTGTTGCATCACTAAGGAGACACCAACCGCCATCG GTTCAGATTCCTAAACGAGGATACACAATCCCAAAACCCTTCAACCTGTCACAGGGAAAAAAACGAAAGCGTGAGGAGGCTTTGGAATCCAGTGCTGAAAAGGTTATATCTTTCTCCAAAAGAACTCCCGCACCTTATTGCCTGCATGGCCACCAGAGGGAGCTCGAGGAAGAGGAGGTGCCTGTTATCAAAGCCACTCGTACGCCACACTACAGGGTCCTATTTAAACCCAAACTTTTAGAAAAGAGACAAGTGGATGTTTGTCCCTTTTCCTTCTTTGAGCGGGACAAGGAGCggcagctgcagaaagagaagcgATTGGATGAACTTCGCAAAGTGGAA GTCTATAAATTCAAGGCTCAGCCTCTGCCACCATTCTATCACATCAGCCCCTTTAAGAAGAAGGTGAGGTTGCCAAACCAGAAGGAGCGATTTGAGCTGGAGACATACAATGTGGAGTCAAGTCCTACTTAA
- the LOC121398149 gene encoding targeting protein for Xklp2-A-like isoform X2 — protein MPGLASSSHRYSAMVRQFPVSGPVAMADMLDPYTFDAPSTYINFSSFHEDHNADSWFDRVTNALNTPPNQRPRFETSAVNSEHKRKVLTTLSKEAVSKSTTHFCDVKSPSTRLMSRKHREKLLIKMRESDLENEPPQADSPLCKLKGSRNVLVKPKIAEQQELEKIQELQKNLKKNEHSMKAAITRAGQSLNNGDPPVTKPVDFLCKTNDQLEHGSNQPERNDCNMVKFVASLRRHQPPSVQIPKRGYTIPKPFNLSQGKKRKREEALESSAEKVISFSKRTPAPYCLHGHQRELEEEEVPVIKATRTPHYRVLFKPKLLEKRQVDVCPFSFFERDKERQLQKEKRLDELRKVEVYKFKAQPLPPFYHISPFKKKVRLPNQKERFELETYNVESSPT, from the exons ATGCCCGGTTTGGCATCATCTTCTCACAGGTACAGTGCAATGGTGAGACAGTTTCCTGTAAGTGGCCCAGTTGCTATGGCAGACATGCTGGATCCCTACACCTTTGATGCCCCTTCTACATACATTAACTTTAGTTCTTTCCATGAGGATCACAATGCTGACTCCTGGTTCG ACAGAGTGACCAATGCACTTAATACTCCCCCAAACCAGAGGCCACGCTTTGAAACTTCTGCTGTGAATTCTG AACACAAGCGCAAGGTGTTGACAACCCTTTCAAAGGAGGCAGTCTCCAAGAGTACTACACATTTTTGTGATGTGAAATCTCC ATCAACCAGGCTCATGTCCAGGAAGCATCGGGAAAAGCTTCTCATAAAAATGAGAGAGTCAGATCTTGAGAATGAGCCACCACAGGCTGACTCCCCGCTGTGCAAACTAAAGGG GAGTAGGAATGTGCTGGTGAAGCCTAAAATTGCAGAACAGCAAGAGCTTGAGAAGATACAAGAACTTCAAAAGAATCTCAAGAAAAATGAGCATTCCATGAAAGCTGCCATAACTAGAGCAG GTCAGTCTTTGAATAATGGTGACCCTCCAGTCACAAAACCAGTGGATTTTCTCTGTAAAACCAATGATCAACTTGAGCATGGTTCCAATCAACCTGAGAGAAATGACTGTAACATGGTGAAATTTGTTGCATCACTAAGGAGACACCAACCGCCATCG GTTCAGATTCCTAAACGAGGATACACAATCCCAAAACCCTTCAACCTGTCACAGGGAAAAAAACGAAAGCGTGAGGAGGCTTTGGAATCCAGTGCTGAAAAGGTTATATCTTTCTCCAAAAGAACTCCCGCACCTTATTGCCTGCATGGCCACCAGAGGGAGCTCGAGGAAGAGGAGGTGCCTGTTATCAAAGCCACTCGTACGCCACACTACAGGGTCCTATTTAAACCCAAACTTTTAGAAAAGAGACAAGTGGATGTTTGTCCCTTTTCCTTCTTTGAGCGGGACAAGGAGCggcagctgcagaaagagaagcgATTGGATGAACTTCGCAAAGTGGAA GTCTATAAATTCAAGGCTCAGCCTCTGCCACCATTCTATCACATCAGCCCCTTTAAGAAGAAGGTGAGGTTGCCAAACCAGAAGGAGCGATTTGAGCTGGAGACATACAATGTGGAGTCAAGTCCTACTTAA
- the LOC121398149 gene encoding targeting protein for Xklp2-A-like isoform X4: MPGLASSSHRYSAMVRQFPVSGPVAMADMLDPYTFDAPSTYINFSSFHEDHNADSWFDRVTNALNTPPNQRPRFETSAVNSEHKRKVLTTLSKEAVSKSTTHFCDVKSPSMRSRNVLVKPKIAEQQELEKIQELQKNLKKNEHSMKAAITRAGQSLNNGDPPVTKPVDFLCKTNDQLEHGSNQPERNDCNMVKFVASLRRHQPPSVQIPKRGYTIPKPFNLSQGKKRKREEALESSAEKVISFSKRTPAPYCLHGHQRELEEEEVPVIKATRTPHYRVLFKPKLLEKRQVDVCPFSFFERDKERQLQKEKRLDELRKVEVYKFKAQPLPPFYHISPFKKKVRLPNQKERFELETYNVESSPT; the protein is encoded by the exons ATGCCCGGTTTGGCATCATCTTCTCACAGGTACAGTGCAATGGTGAGACAGTTTCCTGTAAGTGGCCCAGTTGCTATGGCAGACATGCTGGATCCCTACACCTTTGATGCCCCTTCTACATACATTAACTTTAGTTCTTTCCATGAGGATCACAATGCTGACTCCTGGTTCG ACAGAGTGACCAATGCACTTAATACTCCCCCAAACCAGAGGCCACGCTTTGAAACTTCTGCTGTGAATTCTG AACACAAGCGCAAGGTGTTGACAACCCTTTCAAAGGAGGCAGTCTCCAAGAGTACTACACATTTTTGTGATGTGAAATCTCCGTCAAtgcg GAGTAGGAATGTGCTGGTGAAGCCTAAAATTGCAGAACAGCAAGAGCTTGAGAAGATACAAGAACTTCAAAAGAATCTCAAGAAAAATGAGCATTCCATGAAAGCTGCCATAACTAGAGCAG GTCAGTCTTTGAATAATGGTGACCCTCCAGTCACAAAACCAGTGGATTTTCTCTGTAAAACCAATGATCAACTTGAGCATGGTTCCAATCAACCTGAGAGAAATGACTGTAACATGGTGAAATTTGTTGCATCACTAAGGAGACACCAACCGCCATCG GTTCAGATTCCTAAACGAGGATACACAATCCCAAAACCCTTCAACCTGTCACAGGGAAAAAAACGAAAGCGTGAGGAGGCTTTGGAATCCAGTGCTGAAAAGGTTATATCTTTCTCCAAAAGAACTCCCGCACCTTATTGCCTGCATGGCCACCAGAGGGAGCTCGAGGAAGAGGAGGTGCCTGTTATCAAAGCCACTCGTACGCCACACTACAGGGTCCTATTTAAACCCAAACTTTTAGAAAAGAGACAAGTGGATGTTTGTCCCTTTTCCTTCTTTGAGCGGGACAAGGAGCggcagctgcagaaagagaagcgATTGGATGAACTTCGCAAAGTGGAA GTCTATAAATTCAAGGCTCAGCCTCTGCCACCATTCTATCACATCAGCCCCTTTAAGAAGAAGGTGAGGTTGCCAAACCAGAAGGAGCGATTTGAGCTGGAGACATACAATGTGGAGTCAAGTCCTACTTAA